A section of the Labrus bergylta chromosome 21, fLabBer1.1, whole genome shotgun sequence genome encodes:
- the LOC109988995 gene encoding nucleoside diphosphate kinase A2, producing the protein MAELKERTFIAIKPDGVQRGIIGEVIKRFEMKGFKLVGMKMLQASEDHLMQHYIDLKDRPFFPTLINYMSSGPVVAMVWEGKGAVKTGRVMLGETNPADSKPGTIRGDFCIDVSKNIIHGSDSVDSANKEISLWFKDDELVSYTSCAFSWLY; encoded by the exons ATGGCCGAGCTGAAGGAACGCACATTCATTGCCATCAAGCCCGATGGCGTGCAGAGGGGCATCATCGGCGAGGTCATCAAGAGGTTTGAGATGAAAGGCTTCAAACTGGTCGGCATGAAGATGCTCCag GCTTCTGAGGACCACCTGATGCAGCACTACATCGACCTGAAGGACAGGCCATTCTTCCCCACTCTCATCAACTACATGAGCTCCGGTCcagttgttgccatg GTGTGGGAAGGCAAGGGTGCAGTCAAGACAGGCAGAGTGATGCTGGGTGAGACCAACCCCGCTGACTCCAAGCCTGGAACCATCAGAGGAGACTTCTGCATTGATGTCAGCAA GAACATCATCCACGGCAGCGACTCAGTGGATAGTGCCAACAAGGAGATTTCCCTGTGGTTCAAGGATGAcgagctggtcagctacacaaGCTGTGCCTTCAGCTGGCTCTACTAA